The Hymenobacter baengnokdamensis genome includes a region encoding these proteins:
- a CDS encoding acyl-CoA carboxylase subunit beta, with the protein MADPHVAAHPTLSKTELLAAKNQEALLGGGQARIDAQHKKGKLTARERIDLLLDEGSFEEIGKFVMHRAKDFGLDKEYYLGDGVVTGYGTVHGRLVYVFSQDFTVFGGSLSETHAEKIVKIMDLAMKNGAPVIGLNDSGGARIQEGVVSLGGYADIFYKNTLASGVVPQLSAIMGPCAGGAVYSPAITDFILMVENTSYMFVTGPNVVKTVTHENVTSEELGGASTHSAKSGVTHFTAPNEVVIIQQLKQLLSYMPQNCEETAPAVAYSPQGDESRPALDTLIPDNANQPYDIREVIEGLIDAGSFMEVHQNFAENIVVGFARLAGRSIGIVGNQPAVLAGVLDINASTKAARFVRFCDSFNIPLLVLEDVPGFLPGTDQEWRGIITNGAKLLYAFCEATVPRITVITRKAYGGAYDVMNSKHIGADLNFAWPTAEIAVMGAKGAAEIIFKREIAQAEDPEAKLQEKVDEYQQKFATPYRAAHRGFVDEVIMPSQTRQKLIRAFKMLENKVDTLPRKKHGNIPL; encoded by the coding sequence ATGGCCGACCCCCACGTAGCCGCCCACCCCACCCTCTCCAAAACCGAGCTGCTTGCCGCCAAAAACCAGGAAGCCCTGCTCGGCGGCGGCCAGGCCCGCATCGACGCCCAGCACAAAAAAGGCAAGCTCACCGCCCGCGAACGCATTGACCTGCTGCTTGATGAAGGCTCGTTCGAGGAAATCGGCAAGTTTGTGATGCACCGTGCCAAAGACTTTGGCCTCGACAAGGAATATTACCTCGGCGATGGCGTCGTGACCGGCTACGGCACCGTGCACGGCCGCCTGGTGTACGTTTTCTCGCAGGATTTCACGGTATTTGGCGGCTCGCTGAGCGAGACGCACGCCGAAAAAATCGTCAAAATCATGGACCTGGCCATGAAGAACGGCGCCCCGGTGATTGGCCTCAACGACTCGGGCGGCGCCCGCATTCAGGAGGGCGTGGTGAGCCTGGGCGGCTACGCCGATATCTTCTATAAGAATACCCTGGCCAGCGGCGTGGTGCCGCAGCTCTCGGCCATTATGGGGCCGTGCGCGGGCGGCGCGGTGTACTCGCCGGCCATTACCGACTTCATTCTGATGGTCGAAAACACGAGCTATATGTTCGTGACCGGCCCCAACGTGGTGAAGACCGTGACCCACGAAAACGTAACCAGCGAGGAGCTGGGCGGGGCCAGCACCCACTCGGCCAAGAGCGGCGTTACGCACTTCACCGCGCCCAACGAGGTCGTCATTATTCAGCAGCTCAAGCAGCTGCTGAGCTACATGCCCCAAAACTGCGAAGAAACTGCGCCCGCCGTGGCTTATTCGCCGCAAGGCGACGAAAGCCGCCCGGCGCTCGATACGCTCATCCCCGACAACGCCAACCAGCCCTACGACATCCGCGAAGTAATTGAGGGCCTGATTGATGCCGGCTCCTTTATGGAGGTGCACCAGAACTTCGCCGAGAACATCGTGGTGGGCTTTGCCAGGCTGGCCGGCCGCAGCATCGGCATCGTGGGCAACCAGCCGGCGGTACTGGCCGGCGTGCTCGACATCAACGCCAGCACCAAAGCGGCCCGCTTCGTGCGCTTCTGCGACTCGTTTAATATCCCGCTGCTGGTGCTCGAAGACGTGCCCGGCTTCCTGCCCGGCACCGACCAGGAGTGGCGCGGCATCATCACCAACGGGGCCAAGCTGCTCTACGCCTTCTGCGAGGCCACCGTGCCGCGCATCACCGTGATTACCCGCAAGGCTTACGGCGGCGCGTACGACGTAATGAACAGCAAGCACATCGGCGCCGACCTCAACTTTGCCTGGCCTACCGCCGAAATTGCCGTGATGGGCGCTAAGGGCGCGGCCGAAATCATCTTCAAGCGCGAAATCGCCCAGGCCGAAGACCCCGAAGCCAAGCTCCAGGAAAAGGTAGACGAGTACCAGCAGAAATTTGCCACGCCCTACCGCGCCGCGCACCGCGGCTTCGTGGACGAGGTAATTATGCCCTCGCAAACCCGGCAAAAATTAATTCGCGCCTTTAAGATGCTGGAAAATAAAGTGGACACGCTGCCGCGTAAAAAGCACGGCAACATTCCGCTGTAA
- a CDS encoding dienelactone hydrolase family protein: protein MDQRIINLFDEYTHRPLSRKEFLDRLVVLAGSAALATTALSVLEPGYARAATISPLAEDLVEETVTWPGDGATVSGYLVHPKAKKKRGAVLVIHENRGLTPHIKDVTRRVAQAGYLALGVDALSVAGGTPTNEDKGRELIGQLDPQKNLHNYLAALTYLRARPECNGRTGCVGFCWGGGLANQLAVHDPRLNAAVAYYGQQPKAEDVPQIKANVMLHYAGLDERIDAGIPAYEAALKAAHIPYELFVYEGVNHAFNNDTSPARYNAEAAKLAWERTLRLFKEKLG from the coding sequence ATGGACCAGCGCATCATCAACCTCTTCGACGAGTACACCCACCGCCCACTATCGCGCAAGGAATTTCTGGACCGTCTGGTGGTGCTGGCGGGCAGCGCGGCCCTGGCTACCACGGCCCTTTCGGTGCTGGAGCCCGGCTATGCCCGGGCCGCCACCATCTCGCCCCTGGCGGAAGACTTGGTGGAAGAAACTGTGACCTGGCCCGGCGACGGCGCCACCGTGAGTGGGTACCTGGTGCACCCCAAAGCCAAGAAAAAGCGCGGCGCGGTGCTCGTAATCCACGAAAACCGGGGCCTCACGCCGCACATCAAGGATGTAACCCGCCGCGTGGCGCAGGCGGGCTACCTGGCGCTGGGCGTCGATGCGCTGTCGGTGGCGGGCGGCACGCCCACCAATGAAGACAAGGGCCGCGAGCTAATCGGGCAGCTCGACCCGCAGAAAAACCTCCATAATTACCTCGCCGCCCTCACCTACCTGCGCGCCCGGCCTGAGTGCAACGGCCGCACCGGCTGCGTAGGTTTCTGCTGGGGCGGCGGGCTAGCCAACCAGCTGGCGGTGCATGACCCCAGGCTCAACGCTGCCGTGGCTTACTACGGCCAGCAGCCCAAGGCCGAAGACGTGCCCCAGATAAAAGCCAACGTGATGCTGCACTACGCCGGCCTGGATGAGCGCATCGACGCCGGCATCCCGGCCTACGAAGCGGCCCTGAAAGCCGCGCACATTCCCTACGAGCTCTTTGTGTACGAAGGCGTTAACCACGCCTTTAATAACGATACCTCACCGGCTCGCTACAATGCCGAGGCGGCTAAACTGGCCTGGGAGCGCACGTTGCGGCTGTTTAAGGAGAAGCTGGGGTAA
- a CDS encoding xanthine dehydrogenase family protein molybdopterin-binding subunit encodes MAATPQIGQPHRRVDGRQKVTGQARYAAEHLVPGCVHGVLVTSTIAAGRITHLDTAEAAKTPGVLAIVSHLNSPKVPGYENPQPDERVEGQQFRVFFDAEIHYSNQPVALVIAGTLEQAQHAAALVRVQYEHTAPQTDITKGLASSYKPKKEKDYTRGQPQAYKTAPVQIAHEYQTPLQVHNPMEMHAAIAEWQGNQLTVWNKTQAPSLAQKDLMKLWALPKESVQVHSPFVGGAFGGASRIWPPEMAAIIGAKVVGRPVKVVNQREQEFNMVGYRPRSVQRVALGAQADGTLVGVSHEAFGATSRYEQFTERILHPTKSGYRCPNAELTYHLVPLDMSTPAWARGPGETTGSFALESAMDELAYALKMDPLALRLKNFAEVDPEGDKPWSSNYLRECYAQGAEKFGWNKRNPTPGATRDGDWLVGQGVAMGIYHASRAKASARARLLPDGTLLVQSATADVGPGTATVMTQIAADASGVAPENIRFELGDAAYPEAPGQFGSHTVASVGAAVHDTCVELKQQLIKLAFSMPGSPFAKAKLADLVADSGTVYLAGHPATGRTYGDVLRQAGQPALEVMHESPEVPEKGEKSGKSFCATFVEVRVNAHTREVRMSRVVSAIDAGRIMNHQTARSQVYGALTWAIGLALMEDAVLDHRFGRITNHDLANYHVPVNADMPLDIDVLFIDQPDTYLDPMGAKGLGEIGIVGVSAAIANAVFHATGTRVRELPITPDKLLGMA; translated from the coding sequence ATGGCTGCTACTCCTCAGATTGGGCAACCCCACCGCCGCGTCGACGGCCGTCAGAAAGTTACCGGCCAGGCCCGCTACGCCGCCGAGCACTTAGTGCCGGGATGCGTGCACGGGGTGCTGGTTACCAGCACTATCGCCGCCGGGCGCATCACGCACCTTGATACTGCCGAGGCGGCCAAGACACCCGGCGTACTGGCCATCGTGTCGCATTTGAACTCGCCCAAAGTGCCGGGCTACGAAAATCCGCAGCCCGATGAGCGCGTGGAGGGCCAGCAGTTTCGGGTGTTTTTCGACGCTGAAATTCACTACAGCAACCAGCCGGTAGCCCTGGTCATCGCGGGCACGCTGGAGCAGGCGCAGCACGCCGCCGCGCTGGTACGCGTGCAGTACGAGCACACCGCCCCGCAAACCGATATCACCAAAGGCTTAGCCAGCAGCTACAAGCCCAAAAAGGAGAAGGACTATACCCGCGGCCAGCCCCAGGCCTACAAAACGGCCCCGGTGCAGATAGCCCACGAGTACCAGACGCCGCTGCAAGTGCACAACCCGATGGAGATGCACGCCGCCATTGCCGAGTGGCAGGGCAACCAGCTCACGGTCTGGAATAAAACCCAGGCGCCGTCGCTGGCCCAGAAAGACCTGATGAAGCTCTGGGCCCTGCCCAAGGAAAGCGTGCAGGTGCATTCGCCGTTCGTGGGCGGGGCCTTTGGAGGCGCGTCGCGCATCTGGCCGCCCGAGATGGCCGCCATCATCGGTGCGAAGGTGGTGGGCCGCCCGGTGAAGGTGGTGAACCAGCGCGAGCAGGAATTCAATATGGTGGGCTACCGGCCGCGCTCGGTGCAGCGGGTAGCGCTGGGCGCGCAGGCCGATGGCACCCTGGTAGGCGTGTCGCACGAAGCCTTTGGGGCCACCTCACGCTACGAGCAGTTTACCGAGCGTATTCTGCACCCCACCAAGTCGGGCTACCGCTGCCCCAATGCCGAACTGACGTATCACCTTGTGCCGCTCGATATGAGCACGCCCGCCTGGGCACGCGGCCCCGGCGAGACCACCGGCTCGTTCGCCCTCGAATCGGCGATGGATGAGCTGGCCTACGCCCTGAAGATGGACCCGCTGGCGTTGCGCCTAAAGAACTTTGCCGAAGTAGACCCCGAGGGCGACAAGCCCTGGAGCAGCAACTACCTGCGCGAGTGCTACGCCCAGGGCGCCGAGAAATTCGGCTGGAATAAGCGCAACCCCACGCCCGGCGCCACCCGCGACGGCGACTGGCTGGTGGGGCAGGGCGTGGCGATGGGCATCTACCACGCCTCGCGGGCTAAGGCCAGCGCCCGCGCCCGCCTGCTCCCCGACGGCACCCTGCTGGTACAGAGCGCCACGGCCGACGTCGGCCCCGGCACGGCCACCGTCATGACCCAGATTGCGGCCGATGCCAGCGGCGTGGCCCCCGAAAATATCCGCTTCGAGCTGGGCGACGCGGCCTACCCCGAGGCGCCGGGCCAGTTTGGCTCGCACACCGTGGCCTCGGTAGGCGCGGCCGTGCACGACACCTGCGTAGAACTGAAGCAGCAGCTTATTAAGCTGGCGTTTAGTATGCCGGGCTCCCCCTTTGCCAAGGCTAAGCTAGCCGACCTGGTGGCCGATAGCGGCACCGTGTACCTGGCGGGCCACCCCGCTACCGGCCGCACGTATGGCGACGTGCTGCGCCAGGCCGGCCAGCCCGCGCTCGAAGTCATGCACGAGTCGCCCGAAGTGCCGGAGAAAGGGGAGAAGTCGGGCAAGTCGTTCTGCGCCACTTTCGTGGAGGTGCGCGTAAATGCCCACACCCGCGAGGTGCGTATGAGCCGCGTGGTATCGGCCATCGATGCGGGCCGCATTATGAACCACCAAACCGCCCGCAGTCAGGTGTACGGTGCCCTCACCTGGGCCATCGGGCTAGCGCTAATGGAAGACGCCGTGCTCGACCACCGCTTCGGCCGCATCACCAACCACGACCTGGCTAATTACCACGTGCCCGTCAATGCCGATATGCCGCTTGACATCGACGTGCTTTTCATCGACCAGCCCGATACCTACCTCGACCCGATGGGTGCCAAAGGGCTGGGCGAAATCGGTATTGTAGGCGTGAGCGCCGCCATTGCGAATGCGGTATTTCACGCTACTGGTACGCGGGTAAGAGAATTACCGATTACGCCGGATAAGCTACTAGGAATGGCTTAG
- a CDS encoding DNA-3-methyladenine glycosylase family protein, protein MSNPHPEPHWHAAALAHLHQADPILSKAIARVAGPVRPAAHEDLYLALLRAIVSQQISTKAAAAIWRRFTALFRPDGYPEPREVLRREEDELREAGLSRQKIGYLKAIADYQERGLLDYEHLSQLDEEAFTKHLTAIKGVGRWTAQMLQMFALDQPDVFSEGDLGLQNAMRKWYNLEETGRALQKKMLLLAEPWRPYRSLACKYLWKSLDPTPPINADLGWD, encoded by the coding sequence ATGTCCAACCCCCATCCCGAACCCCACTGGCACGCCGCCGCGCTGGCCCACTTACACCAGGCCGACCCCATTTTATCAAAAGCTATTGCCCGCGTGGCCGGCCCGGTGCGCCCCGCCGCCCACGAAGACCTGTACCTGGCGCTGCTGCGCGCCATCGTGAGCCAGCAGATTTCGACCAAGGCAGCGGCGGCCATCTGGCGGCGCTTTACGGCCCTTTTTAGGCCCGATGGCTACCCCGAGCCGCGCGAGGTGCTGCGCCGGGAGGAGGACGAGCTGCGCGAGGCCGGCCTTTCCCGTCAGAAAATCGGCTACCTGAAAGCCATTGCCGACTACCAGGAGCGCGGCCTGCTCGACTACGAGCACCTGAGCCAGCTCGACGAGGAGGCCTTTACCAAACACCTCACCGCCATCAAAGGCGTGGGCCGGTGGACGGCCCAGATGCTGCAAATGTTTGCCCTCGACCAGCCCGACGTGTTCAGCGAAGGCGACCTGGGCCTGCAAAACGCCATGCGCAAATGGTATAACCTGGAAGAAACCGGCCGGGCGCTGCAAAAGAAAATGCTGCTGCTGGCCGAGCCCTGGCGCCCCTACCGCTCCCTGGCCTGCAAATACCTGTGGAAGTCGCTTGACCCCACCCCGCCCATCAACGCCGACCTGGGCTGGGACTAA
- a CDS encoding ABC transporter substrate-binding protein, translating to MAYNSQQRLRTVVDQMGREVQYPYPPLRIVSLVPSQTELLFDLGLQKQVAGVTKFCIYPPSARHSASVIGGTKNFDFAKIKAAQPDLIIGNKEENYQEGIAHLEQHFPVWLSDIADLPGALDMIRRVGDLTGKLHLAEPLAAEIKHSFDKLRLAATAPLASAAYFIWRKPYMVAASGTFIDDMLRRAGFRNAFAGLGRYPEIAPEQLARVAPAHIFLSSEPYPFGEKHVAEFQEICPAAKIQVVNGELFSWYGSRLRLSAAYFQQLRHPAIPE from the coding sequence ATGGCTTACAATTCGCAGCAGCGATTGCGCACTGTAGTTGACCAAATGGGCAGGGAGGTACAGTATCCCTACCCCCCGCTGCGGATTGTTTCGCTGGTGCCTTCCCAAACCGAGTTATTATTCGACTTGGGATTACAGAAGCAGGTGGCAGGCGTAACCAAGTTTTGTATTTACCCGCCATCTGCCCGCCACTCGGCCAGCGTAATCGGCGGCACCAAGAATTTTGATTTCGCTAAAATCAAGGCGGCTCAGCCAGATTTAATTATTGGCAATAAGGAGGAAAACTATCAGGAAGGCATTGCGCACCTGGAGCAGCACTTTCCGGTTTGGCTGAGCGATATCGCCGACTTGCCGGGCGCGCTCGATATGATACGCCGCGTGGGCGACCTCACGGGAAAGCTGCACCTAGCCGAGCCGCTGGCCGCCGAAATCAAGCACTCGTTTGATAAGCTCCGCCTGGCGGCTACTGCGCCCCTGGCGTCGGCCGCGTATTTTATCTGGCGTAAGCCGTACATGGTAGCGGCCAGCGGCACCTTTATCGACGATATGCTGCGGCGGGCAGGCTTTCGCAATGCGTTTGCGGGCCTCGGCCGCTACCCCGAAATCGCGCCCGAGCAGCTGGCTAGGGTGGCGCCAGCGCATATTTTCCTATCATCGGAGCCGTATCCGTTTGGCGAAAAACACGTGGCTGAGTTTCAGGAGATTTGCCCAGCCGCAAAAATTCAGGTGGTAAATGGCGAGCTGTTTAGCTGGTACGGGAGCCGGCTGCGCCTTTCGGCCGCTTATTTTCAGCAATTGCGCCACCCGGCTATCCCGGAATAG
- a CDS encoding M42 family metallopeptidase, whose translation MRPESFAFLEKYLNNSSPTGFEKEGQKLWLEYIKPYIDSYFVDTYGTVVGVINPDAKYKVVIEAHADEISYFVNYITKEGYLYLRRNGGSDALVAPSKRVNIYGEKGVVKGVFGWPAIHVRKVEQDKAPTIETIFLDCGASSADEVEEMGIHVGSVVTFEDEFTVLNDKYYVGRALDNRVGGFMIAEVARMLKENGKKLPFGLYIVNAVQEEIGLRGAEMVAHRINPDVAIITDVTHDTQSPMYEKKTSGDIFCGKGPVITYGPAVQNNLRDLIITTARETDIPFQRASATRATGTDTDAFAYSGSGVASALISLPLKYMHTTVETVHKDDVDSVTRLIYETLLRIEDGHDFRYFS comes from the coding sequence ATGCGTCCCGAGTCCTTTGCCTTTCTTGAGAAGTATCTGAATAATTCCTCGCCCACTGGTTTTGAGAAAGAAGGCCAGAAATTGTGGCTGGAGTACATTAAGCCCTACATCGACTCTTATTTTGTCGATACCTACGGTACCGTCGTGGGCGTGATTAATCCCGACGCGAAATACAAGGTCGTCATTGAGGCGCACGCCGATGAGATATCGTATTTCGTGAATTATATCACCAAGGAGGGCTACCTGTATCTGCGCCGCAACGGCGGCTCCGATGCGCTGGTGGCCCCGAGCAAGCGGGTAAATATTTACGGCGAAAAAGGCGTGGTAAAGGGCGTGTTTGGGTGGCCGGCCATCCACGTGCGCAAGGTGGAGCAGGACAAAGCGCCCACCATTGAAACCATCTTCCTCGACTGCGGCGCCAGCAGCGCCGATGAAGTGGAGGAAATGGGTATCCACGTCGGCTCCGTGGTAACGTTTGAGGACGAGTTTACCGTGCTCAACGATAAGTACTACGTAGGCCGCGCCCTCGATAACCGCGTGGGCGGCTTCATGATTGCCGAAGTAGCCCGGATGCTGAAAGAGAACGGCAAAAAGCTGCCTTTCGGCCTCTACATCGTGAATGCGGTGCAGGAGGAAATCGGCCTGCGCGGGGCCGAGATGGTGGCCCACCGCATCAATCCCGACGTGGCCATTATCACCGACGTAACCCACGACACGCAGTCGCCGATGTACGAGAAGAAAACCAGCGGCGATATTTTCTGTGGCAAAGGCCCGGTCATTACCTACGGCCCGGCCGTGCAGAATAATCTGCGCGATTTAATTATTACCACTGCCAGGGAGACCGACATTCCGTTTCAGCGCGCTTCGGCTACCCGCGCTACCGGCACCGATACGGATGCCTTCGCATATTCGGGCTCGGGCGTGGCGTCGGCGCTTATCTCGCTGCCACTCAAGTATATGCACACTACTGTTGAAACCGTCCACAAAGACGACGTAGATAGCGTGACGCGCCTTATCTACGAGACACTGCTGCGGATTGAGGACGGCCACGATTTCCGGTATTTCAGCTAA